Proteins encoded within one genomic window of Dyadobacter chenhuakuii:
- the paoC gene encoding aldehyde oxidoreductase molybdenum-binding subunit PaoC, whose translation MKFDKPAGQNPIDQLKVVGKPTDRVEGPLKTTGTAKYAYEYNEEVTNPAYGYILGAAIARGTITRIDQAAAKAAPGVLAIVTAANAGRLETGKFYVSRFLAGPQVDHYHQAVAIVVAETFEQARSAAALLKVEYKKTKGNYDLETSRAGAQAPWPGPYTPPGESLTGDFEGAFKTAQVQLDQSYSTPDQAHAMMEPHATIAKWDGDKLTCWCTIQQLNWGVRDLAFILGIPKENVRLISAYIGGGFGGKGTVLSDLVAASLAARASGRPVKLALQRPLMFNNTIHRPKTIQRIRIGADRDGKITAIGHESWSGNLPGGMTEAATASTRVLYAGANRLTRLRVATLHLAEGSAMRAPGEASGMMALEIAMDEMAEKLNMDPVDFRIKNDTQEDPEKPGRKFSTRKLVECLREGADKFGWERRNVKPGAIKEGDWLIGMGVASAMRGAPVTKSAARVRLDSSGRITVETDMTDIGTGSYTIIAQTAAEMMGVGIDQVKVKLGDSSFPESSGSGGQWGAASSTSGVYAACMKLREAVAAKLGFDAEKAQFSDGRIILGDKSAALGDAAKTEDLVVVDEMTYGELSKEYAQDTFGAHFVEVAVNAFTYEIRVRRMVAVCHAGRILNPKAARSQVIGAMTMGVGAALMEEMVVDKRVGFFVNHDLAGYEVPVHADIPYQEVILLEDIDPTMSPMKAKGIGELGIVGVAAAVANAVYNATGIRVRDYPVTLDKLLRAV comes from the coding sequence ATGAAATTCGACAAACCAGCAGGGCAAAACCCCATTGATCAGTTAAAGGTCGTTGGCAAGCCAACAGACCGCGTGGAAGGCCCTTTGAAAACAACGGGCACGGCCAAGTATGCCTATGAATATAATGAAGAGGTTACCAATCCCGCCTACGGCTATATATTGGGTGCAGCCATTGCGCGAGGAACCATCACACGCATCGATCAGGCTGCGGCCAAAGCAGCGCCTGGCGTGTTGGCGATTGTAACCGCTGCTAATGCCGGGCGCCTGGAGACTGGCAAGTTTTATGTCAGCCGTTTTCTGGCCGGGCCGCAGGTAGATCATTACCACCAGGCCGTTGCCATTGTTGTAGCGGAAACTTTCGAACAGGCAAGGTCAGCAGCCGCACTTTTGAAAGTTGAATATAAAAAAACGAAAGGCAATTATGACCTGGAAACTTCAAGAGCTGGCGCTCAGGCCCCCTGGCCAGGTCCCTACACGCCTCCGGGCGAATCGCTGACAGGCGATTTTGAAGGAGCATTCAAAACGGCCCAGGTACAATTAGATCAATCTTACTCTACACCCGACCAAGCGCACGCAATGATGGAGCCCCATGCCACCATTGCCAAATGGGATGGGGATAAGCTGACCTGCTGGTGCACGATACAGCAGCTTAACTGGGGCGTCCGCGACCTTGCTTTTATTCTGGGTATACCCAAAGAAAATGTGCGGCTTATCTCAGCTTACATCGGCGGTGGCTTTGGGGGAAAGGGTACGGTCCTTTCGGATCTGGTAGCGGCAAGTCTGGCGGCCCGTGCCTCTGGCCGGCCGGTGAAACTGGCATTACAACGTCCTTTAATGTTTAACAACACCATCCACCGTCCTAAAACCATTCAACGCATTCGGATAGGCGCTGATCGAGATGGCAAAATTACGGCGATAGGCCATGAAAGCTGGTCAGGGAATCTGCCAGGCGGCATGACCGAAGCTGCTACCGCATCAACGAGGGTATTATATGCCGGTGCCAACAGGCTCACCAGGCTCCGGGTGGCTACTTTGCACCTGGCTGAGGGTAGTGCCATGCGCGCTCCGGGAGAGGCCTCGGGTATGATGGCTCTTGAAATAGCGATGGATGAAATGGCTGAAAAGCTCAACATGGACCCGGTCGACTTCCGGATCAAAAATGACACACAGGAAGATCCCGAGAAACCGGGACGCAAGTTCTCCACGCGCAAATTAGTGGAATGCCTGCGCGAGGGAGCCGACAAATTTGGTTGGGAGCGCCGGAATGTCAAACCAGGGGCCATTAAGGAAGGGGACTGGCTCATTGGGATGGGGGTTGCATCAGCAATGCGGGGTGCGCCTGTTACCAAGTCAGCTGCACGGGTACGGCTTGACAGCAGCGGCAGGATCACGGTGGAAACAGACATGACCGACATCGGTACCGGAAGCTATACCATTATCGCGCAAACCGCAGCAGAAATGATGGGCGTCGGCATCGATCAGGTTAAGGTGAAGCTTGGGGATTCATCCTTCCCTGAATCATCGGGGTCCGGCGGGCAGTGGGGTGCGGCTTCTTCAACTTCCGGCGTATACGCTGCCTGCATGAAACTGCGAGAAGCAGTAGCAGCTAAGCTTGGTTTCGATGCAGAGAAAGCCCAGTTTTCGGACGGCCGCATCATTCTTGGCGACAAAAGTGCTGCATTAGGTGATGCAGCTAAAACTGAGGATCTGGTGGTTGTAGATGAGATGACATACGGAGAGCTTTCAAAAGAATACGCGCAGGATACATTCGGAGCGCATTTTGTGGAGGTCGCGGTAAATGCATTTACGTATGAGATCCGTGTAAGGCGAATGGTAGCAGTATGCCATGCGGGAAGGATATTGAATCCGAAAGCCGCGCGCAGCCAGGTCATTGGCGCAATGACGATGGGCGTTGGAGCGGCCCTGATGGAGGAAATGGTGGTTGACAAGCGGGTCGGCTTCTTTGTAAATCATGACCTGGCAGGTTACGAAGTCCCTGTTCATGCAGACATCCCGTATCAGGAAGTGATTTTACTGGAAGATATTGACCCAACGATGTCGCCCATGAAAGCAAAAGGAATCGGCGAGCTGGGCATCGTTGGTGTGGCAGCAGCTGTGGCCAATGCGGTCTATAATGCGACCGGGATCAGGGTGCGGGATTATCCTGTTACGCTCGACAAACTTTTAAGAGCAGTTTGA
- a CDS encoding aldo/keto reductase, with protein MKNQTENKNIDPKMRRGFLKAATLLGLGTVAAGTGKSYASAAQDPEKKKDIGAILTQKRSLGSKKNPLVVSAIQLGCMGMHTGRGVHPDHKSMVKLIRDAAERGCDFFDTAEVYGPFINEELVGEALAPIRNKVAISTKFGFDIGGKNVLDSRPEHIRKVVEQSLKRLRTDRIDLFIQHRVDPNVPIEDVAGTVKDLIKTGKVLHFGLSEAKAETIRKAHAVCPVTAVQSEYSLMTRLPEEFIFSTLQELEIGFVAYSPLCRGLLGGNLTEYSDLNTNDIRGAWPRFQPQAIKSNIRIVEALNEFGKTRGMSSSQICLAWMLAKYPFIVALPGTTKLSHLEEDFRSADFTLTKEEITEIESKIEKIGVVGDRYDALQQARVEY; from the coding sequence ATGAAAAATCAGACGGAGAATAAAAACATAGATCCTAAGATGCGAAGAGGCTTTTTAAAAGCGGCCACTTTGTTGGGCTTGGGAACAGTTGCTGCCGGAACCGGTAAAAGTTATGCAAGTGCTGCTCAGGACCCGGAAAAGAAAAAAGATATTGGTGCCATACTCACCCAGAAGAGGTCATTGGGCTCAAAGAAGAACCCGCTTGTGGTTTCGGCCATTCAGTTGGGGTGCATGGGAATGCACACGGGCCGAGGTGTCCATCCTGATCATAAGAGCATGGTCAAACTTATCCGGGATGCTGCGGAACGTGGCTGCGATTTTTTTGATACCGCCGAAGTGTATGGGCCGTTCATTAACGAAGAATTGGTCGGAGAAGCCCTTGCACCCATCCGAAACAAAGTTGCCATCTCCACCAAGTTTGGGTTTGACATTGGTGGCAAAAATGTCTTAGACAGTAGACCAGAGCACATTCGTAAGGTCGTTGAGCAATCTCTCAAACGCCTGAGGACCGACCGCATTGATCTTTTCATTCAGCACCGGGTTGATCCTAACGTGCCAATTGAGGATGTTGCGGGCACGGTAAAAGATCTTATTAAGACTGGAAAGGTGCTGCACTTTGGGCTTAGTGAAGCCAAGGCAGAAACCATCAGAAAGGCACACGCTGTCTGCCCTGTTACAGCGGTGCAAAGTGAGTACTCTCTGATGACCAGGCTTCCCGAAGAATTCATCTTTTCCACTTTGCAGGAATTGGAGATAGGTTTTGTGGCCTACAGTCCGCTTTGCCGTGGTTTATTGGGCGGGAACTTAACCGAATACTCTGATTTAAACACGAATGATATTCGCGGCGCATGGCCACGTTTTCAGCCCCAGGCGATTAAATCTAATATACGAATTGTCGAGGCGCTAAATGAGTTTGGCAAAACAAGAGGCATGAGCTCATCGCAAATATGCCTGGCATGGATGCTTGCAAAATACCCTTTTATAGTTGCCTTACCCGGAACTACCAAACTATCTCATTTAGAAGAAGATTTTCGGTCTGCCGACTTCACATTGACCAAAGAAGAAATTACTGAAATCGAAAGTAAAATAGAAAAAATCGGTGTTGTTGGCGATCGCTATGATGCACTACAGCAGGCGCGGGTAGAATATTGA
- a CDS encoding NAD(P)-dependent alcohol dehydrogenase gives MNDENQLSRKKFIQQASLAGAGLLLARPLPMFTQTTGVKNIKTKGYAAKDASGKLVPWEFERRAVGDSDILIEIKFTSICHSDIHTMKGDWGAQPYPQVPGHEIAGIVTAVGKKVTKFKVGDRAGVGCMVDSCMKCESCQHGEEQFCDNGATVFTYGFPDRISPSGISQGGYSNNIVVRDHFAVHIPDHISLEQAAPLLCAGITTYSPLINAGFKRGDKIGVAGIGGLGHLAVKLAVAKGADVYAFTTSPDKVKDILSFGVKEAILVDDVAKLKPYRKKLNYMISTIPAQFDVAAYASVLKRGGFFTQVGMPAGFNLTLNTIAFANTHVNFNASLIGGMPQTQEVIDYCADNKVFPQIQIIKAQQINDAWMKVINKEARFRYVIDAATF, from the coding sequence ATGAACGACGAAAATCAATTATCAAGAAAAAAATTTATTCAACAAGCGTCCCTGGCAGGTGCGGGATTACTGTTGGCAAGACCCTTACCAATGTTTACTCAAACAACTGGGGTAAAGAACATTAAAACTAAAGGGTACGCAGCCAAAGATGCTTCAGGAAAACTAGTGCCCTGGGAATTTGAACGTAGGGCTGTGGGCGATAGCGACATTCTTATCGAGATCAAGTTTACCAGTATCTGCCATTCGGATATCCATACGATGAAGGGCGATTGGGGGGCACAGCCTTACCCGCAGGTTCCGGGTCACGAAATTGCTGGGATCGTTACAGCAGTTGGTAAGAAGGTGACCAAGTTTAAAGTAGGTGATAGGGCGGGTGTTGGCTGTATGGTAGACAGCTGCATGAAATGCGAAAGTTGCCAGCATGGTGAGGAGCAGTTTTGTGACAATGGCGCTACGGTCTTCACCTATGGCTTTCCTGATAGAATATCACCTTCCGGTATTTCACAAGGTGGCTATTCGAATAACATTGTTGTGCGGGACCATTTTGCTGTTCATATTCCTGACCACATTTCCCTCGAGCAAGCAGCACCCTTACTGTGTGCTGGAATTACTACTTATTCTCCATTAATAAATGCAGGTTTCAAGCGTGGAGACAAGATCGGCGTGGCTGGTATAGGTGGTCTTGGACATTTAGCTGTAAAATTGGCCGTGGCGAAAGGTGCGGATGTGTATGCATTTACGACATCGCCTGATAAAGTAAAAGATATACTCAGTTTTGGAGTGAAAGAAGCAATTCTGGTTGATGATGTAGCGAAGTTGAAGCCTTATAGAAAAAAGCTGAACTATATGATTTCAACCATTCCTGCGCAGTTTGATGTAGCTGCCTATGCTTCGGTGCTGAAACGGGGCGGATTTTTTACACAGGTGGGTATGCCTGCTGGTTTTAATCTTACGCTAAATACTATTGCGTTTGCAAATACACATGTCAATTTCAATGCTTCACTTATAGGAGGTATGCCACAAACACAAGAGGTAATTGACTATTGTGCAGACAACAAGGTTTTTCCGCAAATACAAATCATCAAAGCCCAGCAAATCAATGATGCATGGATGAAGGTGATCAACAAAGAAGCCCGTTTCAGATATGTGATTGATGCTGCAACATTTTAG
- a CDS encoding response regulator, with the protein MRRSTTFFLADDDADDRLLMIEAIKAIDPNIAIVESENGQELLTVLESQTAFDRCLIILDMNMPKMNGLETLSNLRIIPRLASLPTVMLSTSGNPNMIDFAKKLGALDYYIKPSTMDGLVNLCRQLVFGKAGQPDVGPGML; encoded by the coding sequence ATGAGGAGAAGTACAACTTTCTTTTTAGCAGATGACGACGCCGATGATCGCCTATTAATGATAGAGGCGATCAAAGCCATAGATCCAAACATAGCAATTGTTGAATCAGAGAATGGGCAGGAACTTCTGACGGTTCTAGAGTCGCAAACAGCATTTGATAGATGTCTTATCATTCTGGATATGAACATGCCGAAAATGAATGGCTTGGAAACTCTATCGAATCTGCGAATCATTCCTCGCTTAGCTTCCTTGCCTACAGTTATGCTTTCAACATCTGGAAATCCAAATATGATTGACTTTGCTAAAAAATTAGGTGCGCTCGACTATTATATAAAGCCATCTACCATGGATGGCCTAGTAAACCTGTGTCGTCAATTGGTTTTTGGAAAAGCTGGGCAACCTGATGTCGGGCCCGGTATGCTTTAA